The DNA window TGTTCACCTCTGTGAACCTTCCCCCTCCAGGCTCCCCTCCTCTGCATGGCTACAGTCAGCCCCTGTGTGGTcttgcagcaggaggaggaggaggtggatgGGTTCCAACTTGCAGACCTGGCATTCAACCAGGCTACCAATCAAAACCCTATTTGCCTAGGAGTGCATATGTCTATGTTAGGATGACCTTCCAGGCCTTTTCCCTCACACCAGACTTTGCTGCCTGCCTCAGAGGTAAAGGAGAACCTATTTCCCTGTCTAATGAACTCCTGTGCAGCTCTTCCGAGTCATAGTTGTTTCTTTCATGAccctttttttcatcttctctgagATCCCAAGAGCAGCTCTAAGTCTAAAGGAGCCCGCACTGAGTAGGAAGCATAGGGGGTTCTTCCCCGGGGTGTAGACACGGAGgaaaaatccatttccataATGAAATTCAGACTCTAGGACTTTGACTCGAATTGCATGAGCTTGCATGAGCTTCCACCCCTAGGAAGAAGGATTTGTGGAACGCTTTATCCATCATCTGTGGCCAAGGTGCACTCTCCCCCAccttggaagaaaaagcagagtttgtGGCTAAGAAGGCCTGAAGTTTTATGGAGTTTCCATGGGCCAAGAGTACTGAAAGATTAAATATATAGATTTAAGTAATGTGTGGGAGCAGGAagaatacaaaaaagatgtatttACATAGTTCAGGAAAGatggaagagatggaaaagcaaaaaaaaaaaaaaaaatcaaaggagcTGAAATAGCAAATAAGCTCcattattaatataaataacTATTATCCCCTGGAGTGTAGATAAGCTTGTTTTACTAAGCAGTCTTTTCAGATTTAGACATGAAACCACATAAACAAGACCCAGAGCCACAATTAGGGGCAGAGCTTCACCACAGCATTAGATGTGTTGATCCCTTGTGATGGGAAGGACTGGTCTTCTctgggatggagaagaggaTACCACTCAGGCTTCCACCAAGGTATTCATGCTCTGCTTACAAAGGTCCATCCACTGCCACAAATTATTCTCAGAGCTGAATAAAACATATAAAACCAAACGGTTTTATATTAAAACGTGTATTGCAAATCATTTCAGATCTTAATTTATTGGGACACCTGTCTCCTATGTAGGATCGCTAGTTCGATAATAGCTATTTGTTGGTCTTGCACTGAGGTGCAAATTGGGAAGGACGGACTGCGCAGAGCAGCGCAAAGCCCTGCGCGCAGGGCGGCGCagcgctccctccctccctccctccctccggcGCAGCCCCTCGGCCGGGCGGGGAGAAGCGCGGAGGGCTGGGCCGCGGGGCTGGCCGCGCACCGAGGAGGCTGGGAGAACTGGAAGCAAGGAGGCTTCGCTTCAGGAAACTTGAAAAATGCCACTGTCACATCCTTCTGTGCCAGCAAGCCGTTAGGACTTTTAGATGAACGACCATATGACAACAagcttaaaaagtaaaataaaaatcgTTGTCATTTTGACAATGAAGCTGATTCCTTGAAGGATTCCCGTGTTatccttctgttttccagaagcGGCAAGCGCCGTGGGCTAGAAGCACACCAGTGAGAAGTGTCTCTGTGTCAGTGGAGGGTCCCTGTGCGCCCCCCAGCCCGGCCTCGCTGCtccgggggggggaaggggggtgttggggggccGTGCCGGGGTGGCGCCGCGCAGGGCGGGCAGCGGTGCTTTCGGCGCTTGTGTCCGCCcgagagagaaaaaacactcGGGGCTCGCTGAAACACGGCGGCTCTGAAGGAACTCTGTGCAAACAGTCCCGGGAGCGAGCGGGCAGCATCTCAGTCCCGTGAATTCCCCCCAGCCTGAAGGGACTTGGATCCCGCGGATCAGCGGATGCCCGCCTAGCTCTGCCCGAGCGGGGAGCGACTCACCTGCGAGCcgtgcccgccgccgccggccggaGCGGGGACCGGCGGGGAATCGTGCCCTCCGGTGGCCGCCGGCCGCACAGCCCGGCGGCTGCGCTCCCCCGCGGCTCGGCTCCGACGGGCGGCCCCCGCTGCCCGAGCCCCGCCGGCGGAGCCGAGCAGCACCGCGCCCACCCCGGTCGTGCCCGAGCAGGGAGGTTTTATTAACCGAGGTGCTTGGCAGCTCTTCCGCGTCCTTGTTGTATGAGCTCCCGCGGTGAataggaagacagaaaaaggagaaagaaaccgAAAAATGGGTTCCGCTGTCGGACCCTTTATATATTCTTGCTGCCCGTTTACTGTTGTTCTGTTTGTACGAGGGCACAGTGAGAATTCGCAGGTCGTTTCCTGGTGTGCTTTGAACACGGAGCAAATGGCAGCACAAATGTCAGTGTGGAAAGTTTTTGGGTGCTCTCTTGTCCCTTTTGTAGGGATTGGGTCTCGACCAGGCTTTCCCCTAGCATCTGTAGGAACTAAAATACCTGGCCGTGGAAATTAGTGGGGAAACTTCAATTGATTTCAGTGGCCTTTGAAATAGGTCTTAAAGATACAGCTTCTGTGGCTTCCACATTGGAAATACTCAGGCAGCCTGTCTCTAAGTGTGCACATATGTAATAGTTACATTGCTGAGTATCTCAAGAAATCTCCACCAGTGAGAGAGTTTGGTGTTTTACCACAGTGAACAGCCTTTGAGAGCTAAATTACAACGTGTGTATACGTATGCCATATGAGGAATACCGAACAGCCTATTGCAACCCAGCTGTAATTTGTGTGTATGCGCATAACACGTTAGTGGGCAACATTGTAGCTGTAACCACCAGATCTTGTGCACATCAGTTCTTAAACTTCTGCACTGATTTATAAACAGGCAGACAAAATCAGacctttcattcatttttaaacaaaaatcaaagaaagcagcaaactgTGGGCCTACTCCCCTCAAATGCTGTGATGTTTCTGCCTGGCTAAGGCAGACCCTGCTTGTCCCAGCCTGAGTGTCTCAGCAGCTATGGGGTGCTCACACAAGGCCCAGCATGCAGTTGGGGGATACTTTCCAGCTGTTTTCATGACCACAATGATCATCACAGCCCAACCTGTTCTATCATTCTCCTAAGCTTATTCCTCATTTCATCTTCCTAGGAGCTTGTCATTTATTTAGCTCCATGTTCACACCCACACCTGTAATCTAAGTGGTTACTTTACCAGTGTTATATATTACTGCACAGATGTTATACATTATTACTGCACAGTGCTATACATTACTGCACAGATGACAAAATGCTGGAGTTCTCTGTGTCCTGACAGTGCCCCATGTAAGGGCTGATCCCACAACACACATTTTCCTGAGCTGAGGCCCAGGGAAGCCCGCAGGAATAGACCTGGAAATATCCCTGGAAAGGCCCTGGAGCTGCTTGCAGTTTTGCTTGCCACCTCCAAAGCGTGAAGCAGGCTTGAGAGCCTGCCCAAGGAGCCAGGGGAATCCTCACTCAAGCCATGCCTATGCATAACAGAGAACAGGATGTGGCATCTTTCATCCCATGCTCCAGAGTGATCTGTGGGTCTATCTTAATGGCTTTTGGCGGTTCAAAAGAGACGGTTTAACACTGTATGAACTACACGATGATTACTAGTTTAGTGTGGAATACAAAGCTTGCACCTCCATCCCCACAAGAActgtgtatttcaaaataaaccagAGTTGGactgattttctttaaactctGCACAGTCCTTggtccccttccctcccaacACACATATGTATGCACACTGCAAAAGATCAACTATACATGCATGCATGcgtgcacacacaaacacacctCACACGTAAGCACACCAGTATGTCTTTCTCTCCCACACAGGCTCCCAGACATGACTCTGACACATCTACCCTCCTACAGACACAGCCCCATACACCCCAGCACAAGGCAGGGttgctgcccagcagcagaCCTGGGGGATCCAGGCAGGCTCCCACCACCAGCCCAGTGGCAGGTCCCCCAAGCCAGACCACTCACGCCACAGCTCGCCTGGTCCCTGCACTCCTGTGGTGGGTCTTGGCAGTAATAGCATGGGCTTAGTTTCATTTGCTCCTGAGCACATGATTTGTGAGTCGAGGATaaagtaaaaaccaaaatgaaaatgatgggGTTTTCTGTGTAGTCACGGCTCATACAGCAGTGTGCAGGTCTCAGGTAGCACCATGTGTTCTGCTAACTACTGCTGGTTGCTTTTGCTGCCGTTTCCATGAAGAGTAACTGACCCTAAACCCCACTATCTATCATGGTCaatccctctcctctctcctcaaGGTCACCCCCTTCCTACATTTCCttatgttttctggttttccaaGCCATGTAACACTCCCTCTCTACCTGTCCTTGCCTCTCCCATACACCCTCCTCTGCACACCCTCGTCCTGTCCCATGGCAAGCAGGTGATGTCCTGTGTCCCACTCAAAGTTCAGCTGACACAGAGAAGCCGTGCCTCCTGCTGAAGCATCTCAGGAGATGCTGCGCCTCCCTTCTTTCAGGCAGTGGATCGCttccattgatttttctgatgtgGGGTTCCACTGTCCAGGCATGGCCCCAGCATCCTGTTCCCAGCAAGGTAATGGTTACCTaggtatgggttttttttcagtaagaggaatgggagagagaggagagaggggaagaaggaaagaaggaaggaaggaaggaaggaaggaaggaaggaaggaaggaaggaaggcaggcaagCCACCAGAGCTCCCTACAGATGCCCACCACCACTCTTTCCAACCTTTCCACTGTAATGACACTGCTCAACATGCCAGAGGAGCACTGAGGGTCTGGGCACAGCCAAAATTATTGGTGAGAGGGATGTGGAAGGACCTCTTACCTTGGGGTCAGCAGCTGCTTGCCAACACAAGGGAACCCCTGAAGCTCCCCAGACAAGCCGTGGTGTCGAGGTGAGTGGAGAGGCCTACAGCTTGCAGCACACAGCAGGGACAAGCCGAAAGCCAGGGAAGCTGTACTCACTCACTCTTTGTGGATCTGTGTGCCGGCgtgccttcccctgcctggTGAGGCAGTCCCTGTTTCCTCCCCTGGTTCTGTTTCCGCCTGTTTCCCAAAAGGTTTAGGGCAGACCGCTGTTTGCTCGCAAAGCGGGATGGAAGACCCAAGGAGGGAAGCTCAGCCGGgggacagcagaggagcagcgGGGCAGCTCCTCCCGCGGCGGGTGCCCGCCAGGGGCTGCGGCGGAGAGCGGGGCCATCAGCCGCGCCGGGCTGGGCCCGCTGCGCCTTGGCGGCGGCTGCGCCGGCGTCCTGGCCCCTCGGAGAGCCCGGGATGGGTGGCCTCTGCCCGGAGGATAGGGAGCCCCCAGGCAGACGGGAGAGACGGCTCTTTTCCCGGGAGCAGATGACAGCGCTCTTCCAGAAGCCTCGTCTTTTTCTTTTTCGTCCCTCGGATTTATCACTCCTCTATTTCGTCCGCCCTCTCACCTCAAACCCAGCCGGGGAGCCCCAgcgctgcctgctctgccccacGCCCCGAGGTGCCCGGGCCGGCAGCGGAGGCGGGCGGTGCCCTCGCAGGGAGCAGCAAAAGTGCATCGCCCCATTTATTGATGGATGGCAATTTCTAACTTTCCCTCCCAGGCGTTCCCCGTTTGAATCTGAGCTGTTGTTAAAAAGACACACcacctgctctgtgctgccagcGAGCGGGGAAGGAGGCACAAAGGCGGGGGATGGGGAGAAATAGCTTTGGCTGCAAAcataaaagagaattaaaaataaataagctcGGTTCCCAGGAAGTGCCGGACTCGGGCGCCTTCAGGGAGGGCGACTTGAAGTGAGCGGTCAGTAGGCACAAAGTGTGGGCAGAGAGGTCTGCACACCCTCCCGTCTCCCGGTATGCCAGGTTGGGGACGCGGATCCTCCCGGGTTTCTCTTAAGACGAGCTCAACGACTGGTGCGTATGTACGGAGCCTGTGCTTAGTTTCCACCTCTGAAGATGGCTTTCTCCGAGCGCAGTCCTCCAGCCTGACAGGACAAGGCTGtgccgccccccctccccaacccaGAAACGTGTGGCTCCCTCGGAAAGCCAGACCCCGGGGGCGCTCGGTGATGGGAGCGCAGTGTGTGCAAGAGCGGGACAAAATTAGGATGTGCCTGGATGCTGCCCCGCGGGCaatttccctttcccccttttcGCTGCAAGCCGTGCCCGTTGCGGCGGGGAAAGCCCGAGAGATGCGGGCagccccccaccagccccccccagcGCAGGCACTAAGCGGCCCGCTGGCCCCTCCGCAGCAGCGCAGTGAGTGCACGGGCACCCCCCATAACTTcccgccccagccccacagcacgACCCCAAAGCCGAGTGCGAACCGAAGGAGCCTGAGGGAGAAACCACGGAGAGGGAAGCGAGGAAAGGGGTTGGGGTAAGGAtgtatgtgcgtgtgtgtgtggggggggaggtCAGATCACTTGTGAAtggcttgaaaaaaataattgggggAGGGCGTGGAGGGGGGGAAGCGGAAACTTTCCTATAAAACTCAGCAAAAGTCCCTCCTCTCCACGTCAGGCCAATGACACTGCTGCCCCCAAACTTTCCGCCAGCAGGAGCTATAAGAACCTCCAAGTCTTCAACTTTCTCCCAATCCCAGACACCTCGAAGGGGCTCCAAGGAGGGATcgggagggatttttttttggttggcgttttttttttcctcttggatcCTGATGccatcccccctccccccaaagtgaggtcctccctccctccctccctcctcctcctccttctcctcgcAGGCCAGCGAAGCAGCCGATCAAGGGGGAGCTGGCGGGTTAGGTGCccccctcttctccctgccctcccccccctcccggccCGCTTCTCGCGTCTCCCCCCAGAGATGATGCAGCAGGACGAGTCAAACTCGCCAGTCTCCCCCGCCGACGACAGCTTGAGCAACAGCGAAGAGGAGCCGGACCGGCAGCAGCTGCCCAACAACAAGAGAGGGGGGCGCAAGCGGCGCTCCAGCCGCCGTAGCGCCGGCGGCGCCGTCGGGGCCGCGGACGAGCCCTGCAGCCCGGCCCAAGGCAAGCGGGGCAAGAAGTGCGGGtcgggcgggggcggcgggggcggcggcagcagcagcggcggcggcagcccccAGTCGTACGAGGAGCTGCAGACCCAGCGGGTCATGGCCAACGTGCGGGAGCGGCAGCGCACGCAGTCGCTGAACGAAGCCTTCGCCGCCCTGCGGAAGATCATCCCCACGCTGCCCTCGGACAAGCTGAGCAAGATCCAGACCCTCAAGCTGGCGGCCAGGTACATCGACTTCCTCTACCAGGTCTTACAGAGCGACGAGCTGGACTCCAAGATGGCAAGCTGCAGCTATGTGGCCCACGAGCGGCTCAGCTACGCCTTCTCGGTGTGGAGAATGGAGGGCGCCTGGTCCATGTCCGCATCTCACTAGCAGGCGGCGTCCCCCACCCGCATCCCCCCGGCAGGAGCCCTAGGTAAGGCAGGGACACCGAAACCGgcggggagaagggggagaggggTGGGCAGCTGAGGGGTCGCAGACTGCGCCCTGGGCCGGGCACGCGTGGCCGTGGGGAGAGAGGGGCCCTCCCCGTCCGGCGGGGCCTGGCTTCCAGGGCCGGCCGGAGAGCAGGGCGGCTGGAGGtgccccccgtccccccccggcGCGTCCCTCCCCCTGCGCGGCCCGAGGTGCGCCCACGGCCCCGCGGGGCCCACGCGTGGCGGGGCGCTGCCGGCTGCCGGCGGGGGTGGGCTgcgggcggggaggcggcggcggcggtgcggGTGTGCCCCAGCCAGATGGGGCCGGCCTGAGATCACTTTTTCACCAAACGCTGCGGAGCCAGCGGGGCTGCTGGGAtggttcctgctgctgctgctagtATTTTGAAGTGAATCCATGTCCGGCTGTGTGCTTCCCGATGAGCGTTTCCTAccgccccagcagcccccttCCCTCGGCTCTGACACCGCTGGCTGCCGGACCGGGGTGTCACCCGGTCACCGCACCGTCTGCACGGCAGAGGCAGGCGTTTCTCCCTCCTCTATTCATGCCCCATATGTGTATTTCCAGGGACAGAGAGGTGTAGGTAGATGTATGTGtatctttcatttcagtaacGAGTTTTCCGCCCTCTCTGGGTTTTTGCAGATGACATTGTTCccacagaaggagaaaatggaCAATCTAGAGACTCTGAAGTTGGATACGATTTTTTTGGtcttgtctaaaaaaaaaatatataccaaGGATTTCTTGGAAATTAGAAGAGCAATATCCAAATTCAAAGCAGGGCGTGGGGAGCActtaaggaaagagaaagagacaaGGGCTTTGGACAGTGACTACCCTTTGGGCGTCGGTACAATCCACACATCTCTGCATTCTGATAGAAGTTTGAATCgttcgatttttttttttttttattttgacgAAGAATGttggaatctttttttttttatttgccttttttttttttttttttgcatgcattcCCAAGAGGTCGTGTCTATGAGCCACTGATGAAAGGAAATAGATTATTGTGGACTTTCTTCATTCTTGAATGAAAtcaaacaaccaaccaaaaatatCCCTGTAgagatgaaaacttttttttttttttttttttttttttttaggggggtATAAGCTGGGGTCAAGCTGTTATATACCCGGTTCctaacttttttattattattatttttcctctgagaaaaaaaaataaacattttatttatttattgatgaCCCatgttaaaatgcaaatagatCCGGTGTCTAAATGCATTCCTATTTTTATGATTGTTTTGTAAATATCattgtatattatttttctgcaataaataaatatgattgAAATTTTACTAACCTTAAAGTTTGGTCTCTCTGAGAACTCAGGGTTGGAGCTGGAGATAAATACCTGCTTGTTTAGCTGTAAAGACACCCAAGAGAGAGGGGGCACTAGTATAAACAAACCAGGCGAAAAACGCAAATAAACTAGCTACTGACAGACACAGGCACGTTATTTATTGAGACAGCTTTATTATTCTGCGCTGAAGCTCACTGCATCTGGGGTGGAAGAtactctcttctctctttctctccctttccctctttaATGTTAACGCCGAGCGCCGCGGAGGTCCGGCGCTGCCGCTGTGCTTTGCCCCCCCAGATGTAAGGCAGGAGGAAGGCCCATTCCCCAGCCCGCGGAGCAGGCATATTTGCTGATATCCCTGAGGAAGAGGCCACAGGTTTAAACAGGGATTCATCCATCCACAGGCAAAGCGAGAGAAAGTGAGATTGAAATAGGGAAGTGTCTAGCGAGTGGGTTTTCCGGTGGAAGTGATGTTTGACTGCTCTGCTCTCTAGggttttatataatatataggCTAGCGATCACATTTTCGTTGTACAGAGCACGGAGGGATACGCTAACCCGCCCTCTTCTTTTCTACACGTAGGGCGCATGTTACCTCTGTCTCTCCTCACGATACCCTCTGCGGGGTCCCAGTATGCGGCGAGACCCCAGTTGTAAGAGAGAAGAAATCTCCAGATCTGAGGGCTCGGAAGGAAGGTGAAAAGGGAAGTTGTTCGAACACGAAAAAACCAAcctccaacccaaaacaaagccaaaccCCAACCCTTATAACCGGACAGCTGATTCCGCCTCTGCTGTCACTTGCTCTTCCTCCTAGCGCTTCGCAGCCGGCGTGTGCCCGGGGAGCggcacctcctgcccttccgCGGCTGCGAAGGGTGCGCGGGTGCGGAgcgcccgccccggccctggGAGCCGAGCAGTGTCCCCCGCGGAGACAGGGACCCCGCCGCCGGGATTCAGCCAGTGTCTGGGGTAAATAGGATGGGgtgttttttcaaaacagagccTGTTTGCATAGCCCAGGTTGAGTTGACTTTATTGCctgaatgtttttgtttccataTCCACATATTACCGTCTATTGCTGACATAACAGTATTATGAATTTAATATCGCGCATATTTTAGGCCAGTGCGCAATGTTTACAGTAGAGAGCCCGCAGCGCTTGTTTGCACTGCCGGATTAGCGAGGACTTGGAAATTGGATGGGGGCTGTGGTGGTCGCGGCCCTCCGTGATGGAGAGGAGGGGGT is part of the Balearica regulorum gibbericeps isolate bBalReg1 chromosome 2, bBalReg1.pri, whole genome shotgun sequence genome and encodes:
- the TWIST1 gene encoding twist-related protein 1 — its product is MMQQDESNSPVSPADDSLSNSEEEPDRQQLPNNKRGGRKRRSSRRSAGGAVGAADEPCSPAQGKRGKKCGSGGGGGGGGSSSGGGSPQSYEELQTQRVMANVRERQRTQSLNEAFAALRKIIPTLPSDKLSKIQTLKLAARYIDFLYQVLQSDELDSKMASCSYVAHERLSYAFSVWRMEGAWSMSASH